In Geoalkalibacter sp., a genomic segment contains:
- a CDS encoding acyl-CoA dehydratase activase, with protein MLTLGIDLGSRKVKLAALRDWQLLWLRDFDTIPFYKRYGGMHEGRLTIDFAALELFSGGEQPSAMVVTGYGRNTINLEGARVIPEIQAHVLGARFQTGCDTFTLIDLGGQDTKVARVEGGILQDFLMNDKCAASSGRYLENMAQVLDISLDELARYADNPVSLDATCGIFGESELIGKIVEGHPLPHLCAGINATLVKRVLPMLRRFPQDMLLVTGGVARNQAFCRMLEQATGARLLVPEHPQHNGAIGCARHAAAGA; from the coding sequence ATGCTGACCCTCGGCATCGACCTCGGCAGCCGCAAGGTCAAGCTCGCCGCCCTGCGCGATTGGCAATTGCTGTGGCTGCGCGATTTCGACACCATCCCCTTCTACAAGCGCTACGGCGGCATGCACGAGGGACGGCTCACCATTGATTTTGCCGCCCTGGAGCTTTTTTCCGGCGGCGAGCAGCCCTCCGCCATGGTCGTCACCGGCTATGGACGCAACACCATCAACCTCGAGGGCGCGCGCGTGATCCCCGAAATCCAGGCTCACGTGCTCGGGGCACGCTTCCAGACGGGCTGCGACACCTTCACCCTCATCGACCTCGGCGGCCAGGACACCAAGGTGGCCCGCGTCGAAGGGGGCATCCTTCAAGATTTTCTGATGAACGACAAATGCGCCGCCAGCTCGGGGCGCTATCTCGAGAACATGGCCCAGGTACTCGACATCAGCCTTGACGAACTGGCCCGCTACGCCGATAATCCCGTGTCCCTCGACGCAACCTGCGGCATTTTCGGCGAAAGCGAACTGATCGGCAAAATCGTCGAGGGCCACCCCCTGCCGCACCTGTGCGCCGGCATCAACGCCACTCTGGTCAAGCGGGTACTGCCCATGCTGCGCCGCTTTCCCCAGGACATGCTGCTGGTCACCGGCGGCGTGGCGCGCAACCAGGCCTTTTGTCGAATGCTTGAACAGGCCACGGGCGCGCGGCTGCTGGTTCCCGAGCACCCCCAGCACAACGGCGCCATCGGCTGCGCCCGGCATGCCGCCGCCGGCGCCTGA
- a CDS encoding 2-hydroxyacyl-CoA dehydratase family protein — MVGFTTTIPLEILIAAGRPPADLNNLFITDPDPQGLIEEAEIAGFPRNICGWIKGLYGTVLRHGIGEVIAVTEGDCSNTQALMEVLCLQGVKTIPFAYPYDRSRETLALEIRKLSDHFGVSAAQVAEARAQLERVRAKVHEIDRLTWDENRVSGEDNHLFQVCTSDMKGDPAAFEREIDEFLRAAQTRAPFSESLRLAYIGVPPIITNLYPSLEEMGARVVFNETQRQFSMPYATADLVEQYRRYTYPYDVFSRLDDIEEQIALRRVDGVIHYVQSFCFRQIEDLIVRKRLKVPILTLEGDRPGPLDARSRIRIEGFLEMLKARKPC; from the coding sequence ATGGTTGGATTCACCACGACGATTCCCCTTGAGATCCTCATCGCCGCCGGGCGTCCGCCCGCCGACCTGAACAATCTCTTCATCACCGACCCCGATCCGCAAGGACTCATCGAGGAGGCCGAAATCGCCGGTTTCCCCCGCAACATCTGCGGCTGGATCAAAGGTCTGTACGGCACCGTGCTGCGGCACGGCATCGGCGAGGTGATCGCCGTCACCGAAGGCGACTGCTCCAACACCCAGGCGCTGATGGAGGTGCTGTGCCTGCAGGGAGTCAAAACCATTCCCTTCGCCTATCCCTACGACCGCTCCCGCGAGACCCTGGCCCTGGAAATCCGCAAGCTGAGCGACCACTTCGGCGTCAGCGCCGCCCAGGTCGCCGAGGCCCGCGCCCAACTTGAGCGGGTGCGCGCCAAGGTCCACGAAATCGATCGCCTGACTTGGGACGAAAACCGGGTGAGCGGCGAGGACAACCACCTCTTCCAGGTCTGCACCTCGGACATGAAGGGCGATCCGGCGGCCTTCGAACGGGAGATCGACGAATTCCTCCGCGCGGCGCAAACCCGCGCGCCCTTCAGCGAAAGCCTGCGCCTGGCCTACATCGGCGTGCCGCCCATCATCACCAATCTCTACCCGAGCCTCGAAGAGATGGGCGCGCGGGTGGTGTTCAACGAGACCCAGCGCCAGTTTTCCATGCCCTACGCCACCGCCGACCTCGTAGAGCAGTACCGCCGCTACACCTATCCCTACGATGTCTTCTCCCGCCTCGACGACATCGAGGAACAGATCGCCCTGCGCCGGGTGGACGGGGTGATTCATTATGTGCAATCCTTCTGCTTTCGCCAGATCGAGGACCTCATCGTGCGCAAACGCCTCAAGGTGCCCATTCTCACCCTCGAAGGCGATCGCCCCGGCCCCCTCGACGCACGCAGCCGCATCCGCATCGAAGGCTTTCTCGAAATGCTCAAGGCCCGCAAACCATGCTGA
- the murI gene encoding glutamate racemase, translating to MVSERAIGVFDSGVGGLTVLKELCRQLPGEELIYLGDTARVPYGTKSPATVSRYAQEAAAFLTALGVKALVVACNTASAVALPQLEERFGVPVFGVIQPGAARAVQLTRGGRVGVIGTEGTIKSSAYTRAIHALNPRIEVRTTACPLFVPLAEEGWAEHPIARQVTQEYLAGLRDDDIDALVLGCTHYPLLKTILAEFFGAGVALVDSAEETAAAVARVLAERDLLRRSVPGPHRFFVTDVPERFERVGGAFWGEPLVGVKQVEIG from the coding sequence TTGGTTTCCGAACGAGCGATCGGCGTTTTTGATTCCGGGGTGGGCGGTTTGACGGTGCTCAAGGAGCTCTGTCGCCAGCTGCCGGGCGAGGAATTGATCTATCTGGGCGATACCGCCCGCGTGCCCTACGGCACGAAAAGCCCCGCCACGGTGAGCCGCTATGCCCAGGAGGCGGCGGCCTTTTTGACCGCGCTGGGCGTCAAGGCCCTGGTGGTTGCGTGCAATACCGCCTCGGCGGTGGCCTTGCCGCAACTCGAGGAGCGCTTCGGCGTGCCCGTCTTCGGCGTGATCCAGCCCGGCGCGGCCCGCGCCGTCCAGTTGACCCGCGGCGGGCGGGTGGGCGTGATCGGGACCGAGGGGACCATCAAGAGCAGCGCCTATACTCGTGCCATCCACGCCCTGAATCCGCGCATCGAGGTGCGCACCACCGCCTGTCCACTCTTTGTGCCCCTGGCCGAGGAAGGCTGGGCCGAGCATCCCATCGCGCGTCAGGTCACGCAGGAATATCTGGCGGGGCTCAGGGACGACGACATTGATGCCCTGGTGCTCGGCTGCACTCATTATCCCCTGCTCAAAACCATTCTCGCCGAATTTTTCGGTGCCGGGGTCGCCCTGGTCGATTCGGCCGAGGAAACCGCGGCCGCCGTTGCCCGCGTGCTGGCCGAGCGCGATCTGCTGCGCCGCTCGGTGCCGGGGCCGCATCGCTTTTTCGTGACCGACGTGCCCGAGCGTTTCGAGCGGGTCGGCGGCGCTTTCTGGGGCGAGCCCCTGGTGGGCGTCAAACAAGTGGAGATCGGCTGA
- a CDS encoding GerMN domain-containing protein, with product MSRTNQRQARKAERRLTWLLGLLGLLAVIAVAAFWAGKSRWFAPAPPVRVEAPAPAPAMREVVLYFADLRGEYLVAEHREMADCPVDEACVRALVEALIQGPRTDLVPVLPPQTQVLGVAFEGETVTLDLSRELVARHPGGSISELLSVYGLANTLAANFPQLRQVRILVGGQVVESLKGHVDLRAPIPADFRYGRPPLRAGGRATEGERQ from the coding sequence ATGTCGCGCACCAATCAAAGGCAGGCCCGCAAGGCCGAACGCAGACTGACCTGGCTGCTGGGCTTGCTGGGACTGCTGGCGGTGATCGCCGTGGCGGCTTTCTGGGCCGGCAAGTCCCGCTGGTTCGCGCCCGCCCCGCCCGTGCGGGTGGAGGCCCCGGCGCCGGCGCCGGCGATGCGCGAGGTGGTGCTGTATTTCGCCGATTTGCGCGGCGAATACCTGGTGGCCGAGCATCGCGAAATGGCCGACTGTCCCGTCGACGAGGCGTGCGTGCGTGCCCTGGTGGAGGCCCTCATCCAGGGGCCGCGCACCGACCTGGTGCCGGTGTTGCCGCCCCAGACCCAGGTGCTGGGGGTGGCTTTCGAAGGGGAAACGGTGACCTTGGATCTGAGCCGCGAACTGGTGGCGCGCCATCCGGGAGGCAGCATCTCCGAACTGCTGAGCGTCTACGGGCTGGCCAATACCCTGGCGGCCAACTTTCCGCAACTGCGCCAGGTCCGCATTCTGGTGGGCGGCCAGGTGGTCGAGTCCCTCAAGGGCCATGTGGATCTGCGCGCGCCCATCCCGGCCGATTTTCGTTACGGACGCCCGCCCCTGCGGGCCGGCGGCCGCGCAACCGAGGGAGAACGGCAATGA
- a CDS encoding homocysteine S-methyltransferase family protein: MNAFRRALAERVLVLDGAMGTLLQERGLAPGGCPEDMNLRAPEVVAGIHREYAAAGADIIVTNTFGGNRLKLGHYGLEKRVREINGRAVELARAAAGQGFVALSIGPTGRFLEPVGDAGFDEMVEVFGEQVAAAADAGADLISCETFLDIRELRAAVVACREFSQLPIIAQMTFDDGGRTVLGTPPEAAAVTLDGLGVDVVGTNCGLGPDGIFALLEKMRAVTSLPLISQANAGLPQLIDGQTIFPGTPEDMTAFHERMIALGVRIIGGCCGTTPAHIRAIRSALEGRDPSWSPPPRRLFLSSRGAVVPLGSGAPCAIIGERINPTGKKAYSAELREGKTAYIRREAQEQVAAGAALLDVNCGAPGVDEPAALERAVFAVSGVTSAPLVLDSSDPQALERGLKAADGKVLINSVSGEDKSLRAVLPLARKYGAAVIGLALDAEGIPATAEGRVAVARNILAAARQTGLPDEDVVIDGLVLTVSAEQKAAPETLRTLRQVKAELGLATVLGVSNISYGLPSRPILSSTFFAMALEAGLAAAIVNPKEERMMDAFRAALVLLGQDERAEAFVAHYARACVPPSLPVAQGAELGIRERLATAIIEGDREGVAALVEEAFAQGLQAMAISNEGLLPGLEEVGRRFGAKQIFLPQVMLSAETMHAAFAVIKERMQGETGPTLGRILMATVEGDIHDIGKNIVCTLLENHGFEVIDLGKNVPAERIIRVARERQVDAVGLSALMTTTLAQMEHCIKRLREEGVKAFTLVGGAVVTEDYAASIGADLYGGDAMAAVEKIKRLLIK; encoded by the coding sequence ATGAATGCTTTTCGTCGGGCGCTCGCCGAGCGCGTCCTGGTACTCGACGGCGCCATGGGCACTTTGCTGCAGGAGCGCGGCCTGGCTCCGGGCGGCTGTCCCGAGGACATGAATCTGCGCGCTCCCGAGGTGGTGGCCGGGATCCACCGCGAATACGCCGCCGCCGGGGCCGACATCATCGTCACCAACACCTTTGGCGGCAACCGCCTCAAGCTGGGCCATTACGGGCTGGAAAAACGGGTGCGCGAGATCAATGGGCGCGCCGTGGAGTTGGCGCGCGCCGCCGCGGGCCAAGGCTTTGTCGCCCTGTCCATCGGGCCGACGGGGCGCTTTCTCGAACCGGTGGGCGATGCCGGCTTTGATGAGATGGTGGAGGTATTCGGCGAGCAGGTGGCGGCCGCGGCCGACGCCGGGGCCGATCTCATCAGCTGCGAGACCTTCCTTGATATTCGCGAACTGCGCGCCGCGGTGGTGGCCTGTCGCGAATTCTCCCAACTGCCCATCATCGCCCAGATGACCTTCGACGACGGAGGCCGCACGGTGCTCGGCACGCCGCCCGAGGCGGCCGCCGTGACCCTCGACGGCCTGGGCGTCGATGTGGTCGGCACCAATTGCGGCCTGGGCCCGGACGGTATCTTCGCTCTCCTTGAAAAAATGCGCGCCGTCACCAGTCTGCCGCTGATTTCCCAGGCCAACGCCGGTCTGCCGCAATTGATCGACGGCCAGACGATTTTTCCCGGCACCCCTGAGGATATGACCGCCTTTCACGAGCGCATGATCGCTCTCGGCGTGCGTATCATCGGCGGCTGCTGCGGCACCACCCCCGCCCACATCCGCGCCATTCGCTCTGCCTTGGAAGGCCGCGACCCGTCCTGGTCGCCGCCGCCGCGCCGGCTGTTTCTCTCCAGTCGCGGCGCGGTGGTGCCCCTGGGCTCGGGCGCGCCCTGCGCCATCATCGGCGAGCGCATCAATCCCACGGGCAAGAAGGCCTATTCGGCCGAACTGCGCGAGGGCAAGACGGCTTACATCCGGCGCGAAGCTCAGGAGCAGGTGGCGGCGGGAGCGGCGCTGCTCGACGTCAACTGCGGCGCTCCCGGGGTGGATGAGCCGGCCGCCCTGGAGCGGGCGGTGTTTGCCGTGTCGGGGGTGACCAGCGCGCCCCTGGTTCTCGATTCCTCCGATCCCCAGGCCCTGGAGCGCGGTCTCAAGGCGGCCGACGGCAAGGTGCTGATCAACTCGGTGTCGGGCGAGGACAAGAGCCTGCGCGCCGTTTTGCCCCTGGCGCGCAAGTATGGGGCGGCGGTCATCGGCCTGGCCCTGGACGCCGAGGGCATTCCCGCCACGGCCGAGGGCCGCGTCGCGGTGGCGCGCAACATCCTCGCCGCCGCCCGGCAGACCGGTCTGCCCGATGAGGATGTGGTCATCGACGGGCTGGTGCTGACCGTGTCCGCCGAGCAGAAGGCGGCGCCCGAGACCCTGCGCACCCTGCGACAGGTCAAGGCGGAACTGGGCCTGGCCACGGTGCTCGGCGTGAGCAACATCTCCTACGGGCTGCCCAGTCGGCCCATCCTGTCCTCGACCTTTTTCGCCATGGCCCTGGAGGCGGGGCTTGCCGCGGCCATCGTCAACCCCAAGGAAGAGCGCATGATGGACGCCTTTCGCGCCGCCCTGGTGCTGCTCGGCCAGGATGAGCGTGCCGAGGCCTTTGTCGCGCATTATGCCAGGGCCTGCGTGCCGCCGTCGCTGCCCGTCGCCCAGGGCGCCGAGTTGGGGATTCGCGAGCGGTTGGCGACGGCGATCATCGAGGGCGACCGCGAGGGCGTCGCGGCGCTGGTCGAGGAGGCCTTCGCCCAGGGCCTGCAAGCCATGGCCATCAGCAACGAAGGCCTGCTGCCCGGTCTCGAGGAGGTCGGTCGACGGTTCGGCGCCAAGCAGATCTTTCTGCCCCAGGTCATGCTCTCCGCCGAGACCATGCACGCCGCCTTCGCCGTCATCAAGGAGCGCATGCAGGGCGAGACCGGTCCCACCCTGGGCCGCATCCTCATGGCCACGGTCGAGGGCGACATCCACGACATCGGAAAGAACATCGTCTGCACCCTGCTGGAAAATCACGGTTTCGAGGTCATCGATCTGGGCAAGAACGTGCCCGCCGAGCGCATCATCCGCGTGGCGCGGGAGCGTCAGGTCGACGCGGTGGGGCTCTCGGCCCTCATGACCACCACCCTGGCGCAGATGGAGCACTGCATCAAACGCTTACGCGAGGAGGGCGTGAAGGCCTTTACCCTGGTAGGCGGCGCGGTGGTCACGGAGGATTACGCCGCCAGTATCGGCGCCGATCTCTACGGCGGCGACGCCATGGCGGCGGTGGAGAAAATAAAGAGGCTTCTTATTAAGTAA
- a CDS encoding transketolase has protein sequence MLDELQVQELTDKARQLRVDVLKMLNAARSGHTGGSLSALDALTVLFFHQMRHDPSNPRWADRDHFVLSKGHAAPALYACLAHAGYFPLDDLKTLRRLGSHLQGHPDMRKTPGVEVCTGSLGQGLSQAVGLALAARLQGRASRTYCLLGDGEVQEGQIWEAAMAAAHYGVDNLCALLDWNGLQIDGEVDKVMRVTPLGPKFLAFGWHVLEVDGHDLNAIARALADAATCVGKPTLIIARTVKGKGVPFFEHKASYHGVPPSDDELSRALEHLGHS, from the coding sequence ATGCTCGATGAATTGCAGGTGCAGGAACTCACGGACAAGGCCCGCCAGCTGCGGGTCGACGTGCTCAAGATGCTCAACGCGGCCCGCTCCGGGCACACCGGCGGCAGCCTTTCGGCCCTCGATGCCCTGACGGTGCTGTTTTTCCATCAGATGCGCCATGATCCGAGCAACCCCCGCTGGGCGGATCGCGACCATTTCGTTCTCTCCAAGGGCCATGCCGCTCCGGCTCTCTACGCCTGCCTGGCCCATGCCGGATATTTCCCCCTGGATGATCTCAAAACGCTGCGGCGCCTCGGCAGCCACCTGCAGGGTCACCCCGACATGCGCAAGACGCCCGGCGTCGAGGTTTGCACCGGCTCCCTCGGTCAGGGGCTGTCCCAGGCGGTGGGTCTGGCCCTGGCCGCGCGCCTGCAGGGTCGCGCCAGCCGCACCTACTGCCTGCTCGGCGACGGCGAAGTGCAGGAGGGACAGATCTGGGAAGCCGCCATGGCGGCGGCGCACTACGGGGTCGACAACCTCTGCGCGCTGCTTGACTGGAACGGTCTGCAGATCGACGGCGAGGTGGACAAGGTGATGCGCGTGACGCCCCTGGGACCCAAATTTTTGGCCTTCGGTTGGCATGTGCTGGAAGTCGACGGCCACGATCTCAACGCCATCGCCCGCGCCCTGGCTGACGCCGCGACCTGCGTCGGCAAGCCGACTCTCATCATCGCGCGCACCGTCAAGGGCAAGGGCGTGCCCTTCTTCGAGCACAAGGCCAGCTATCACGGCGTGCCGCCCAGCGATGACGAACTCAGCCGCGCCCTGGAGCACCTGGGCCACTCCTGA